The following are from one region of the Anaeropeptidivorans aminofermentans genome:
- a CDS encoding ATP-binding cassette domain-containing protein: MDKNNKTILSVNNLYMIYGRDQEENKRKDKANIKGKKAFTAVDNISFDVYEQELLVIMGLSGSGKSTLLKCLNLINYPYSGEIIFRGENILSYNKKQLRNYRQKKVGIVFQDFGLFTHRTVLQNIEFGLEISKVNKEERREKARNIIDMVGLSGWENRYPKELSGGMQQRVGLARALINDPEVLLMDEPFSALDPLIRRQLQQELLQFQLKLKKTIIFITHDINEAFYLGDRVIIMKDGKIEQTGSPFEIMLEPSSAYVNSFISDVNKFKIIKIKDLLSVSDSEAENKNLHCDARVTEESTLGDIMPITMSTSKDIRVYNSLKQSAGILKRQAVLDILTMTNREMLK, translated from the coding sequence ATGGATAAAAACAATAAGACTATATTATCTGTTAATAACTTATACATGATTTATGGCAGGGATCAGGAAGAAAATAAAAGGAAGGACAAAGCAAATATCAAAGGTAAAAAAGCCTTTACTGCCGTTGATAATATCAGCTTTGATGTTTATGAACAAGAGCTATTGGTTATTATGGGTCTCTCAGGGAGCGGTAAATCAACTCTTTTGAAATGCTTGAATCTCATAAATTATCCTTACTCAGGAGAAATAATATTTCGCGGTGAAAATATATTAAGTTATAATAAAAAGCAGCTACGCAATTATCGTCAAAAAAAAGTAGGCATCGTATTTCAGGATTTTGGATTGTTTACGCATCGTACGGTATTGCAAAATATTGAATTTGGCTTAGAAATCAGTAAAGTAAATAAAGAAGAACGAAGAGAAAAAGCTAGAAATATTATTGACATGGTCGGTTTAAGCGGTTGGGAAAACCGTTATCCTAAAGAACTTTCCGGAGGAATGCAGCAAAGAGTGGGGCTGGCTCGGGCCCTTATAAATGATCCGGAAGTGCTTCTGATGGATGAACCCTTTTCAGCGCTGGATCCCTTAATCAGAAGGCAATTACAGCAGGAGCTACTTCAATTTCAACTTAAACTTAAAAAAACGATAATATTTATAACCCATGATATTAATGAAGCGTTTTATTTAGGCGATAGGGTTATTATTATGAAAGATGGAAAAATTGAGCAGACCGGATCGCCTTTTGAAATTATGCTTGAGCCTTCTTCCGCCTATGTTAATAGCTTTATTTCTGATGTAAATAAATTTAAAATTATAAAGATAAAAGATTTACTAAGTGTTTCAGATTCAGAAGCAGAGAATAAAAACTTACACTGCGACGCAAGAGTAACCGAAGAAAGTACGCTTGGGGACATAATGCCTATAACAATGTCTACATCAAAAGATATTCGGGTATACAATAGTCTTAAGCAATCAGCAGGGATTTTAAAAAGACAGGCTGTCTTGGATATCTTAACGATGACTAACAGAGAAATGCTGAAGTAA
- a CDS encoding ABC transporter permease — translation MDYINNLFKNIPGLDFAVYVEQALDHMVLNWGGLLDALSASVLFFVVRIEKFLNWLPWWAWILIVFISAAYLISKKSGAILSFMLFTIGWLGYWDLMVMTVSIVSTAIVFSLSLGIPCGILMARSRFAEKIVHPILDAMQTTPSFVYLLPAVMLFGLGKVPAVFASTIYAVPPVIRMTNLGIRSVSETSIMVADSFGCSAWQKLLKVQLPEAATMILAGINQTTMMSLGMIITSSMVGANGLGLAIFSSIGRLDVGTAFEAGLCIVFVAIILDRLTQGLAKKFSRD, via the coding sequence ATGGACTATATTAACAACTTATTTAAAAATATTCCTGGTTTAGACTTTGCCGTGTATGTTGAACAGGCATTGGATCATATGGTATTAAATTGGGGCGGCCTGCTTGATGCGCTGTCGGCCTCTGTATTATTCTTTGTGGTGAGAATCGAAAAGTTTCTGAACTGGCTTCCATGGTGGGCATGGATTCTTATCGTATTTATTTCCGCCGCCTATCTTATTTCAAAAAAATCGGGTGCGATACTTTCATTTATGCTGTTTACTATAGGATGGCTTGGATATTGGGACTTAATGGTAATGACAGTATCGATTGTGTCAACGGCGATTGTTTTCTCTTTATCTCTAGGTATCCCCTGCGGAATATTAATGGCCCGCAGCAGATTTGCCGAAAAAATAGTCCATCCTATTCTTGATGCCATGCAAACAACGCCCAGCTTTGTATATTTGCTGCCGGCAGTTATGCTCTTTGGCTTAGGCAAGGTTCCGGCGGTTTTTGCGTCTACTATTTATGCCGTTCCGCCGGTTATAAGAATGACAAACCTCGGGATCCGCAGTGTTTCTGAAACATCAATAATGGTTGCTGATTCCTTCGGCTGCAGTGCATGGCAAAAATTACTGAAGGTACAATTACCGGAAGCAGCAACGATGATTTTAGCCGGAATTAATCAGACTACAATGATGTCGTTAGGAATGATTATAACTTCATCTATGGTTGGTGCAAATGGTTTAGGGCTTGCAATATTTTCATCAATAGGCCGCCTGGATGTCGGTACTGCCTTTGAAGCAGGTTTATGTATTGTTTTTGTGGCAATTATACTTGACAGGCTCACCCAAGGGCTAGCAAAAAAATTCAGTAGGGATTAA